catttccgatacgaacaatatttaatatttccgattccggaattaatttccgtttcgaacaaatatttaatatttccgtttccgaaattattttccgattccgataatatttccgattctgacaatatttccgtttccggcaatatttccgattccggcaatatttccatttccgataatattttccgatacgtaccatgtttccgtttccggcaacatctacgacttggataatatttatatttccgatacgatccatatttccgtttccggcaatatcatcgtttccggagtattcatttcttgcttgtgacgatctcagctcccactgaaaccaagatccgtcgattccgaatatccatagatggagtatttaattccattaaatacttgatccgtttacgtactatttgtgtgaccctacgggttcagtcaagagtaagttgtggattaatataattaattccacttgaactggagcgacctctagctaggcattcagctcacttgatctcactgaattattaacttgttaattaatactgaaccgcatttattagacttaatattatatgcatacttggaccaagggcattattcccTTCAATATCTTGGGTGTTTGACTTTGTGAACAAGCTGTAGTCTGACTTGGACTGGTTATAACCAAATCTCAGCAGTGTTTCTGAAAGTTTGGCAAACCATTGTCTTGGGGCTTGTTTCAGGCCATACAGAGATTTTTTCAGCTTGCACACAACTTTCTGAGGTACATCACATTCATCAGTACCATTCAGTTTGATTCTACTCCCAATTCCATTATAACCTTGAGGCAATTTCATATACACATCCTCATACAAGTCTCCATGTAGGAAAGCATTGGTAATCCATTTGAAATACATACAAGTCTTGCATTGCTGCTACTGCAAAGATGGTTCTTACAGTTGTCATTTTTGccacaggtgcaaatgtttcagCATAATCCTGACCATACTTTTGTTTGCACCCCAAAGCAACCAATCTTGATTTGTTCTTGTCCAGTTTTCCATCAGGGTGGAATTTGGTTTTGAACAGCCATTTACACCCAATGGTCTTCTTTCCTGGAGGCAAGATACATATATCCCAAGTATCATTGAGTTTCAATGCATCCAACTCTCTATTCATGGCATTGACCCATTTTGATTGTGTGATAGCTTGTCTGAAGGATATTGGGTCACTGATGTTGCTCAGAGTCACCAGGAAGCAATAGAATGTATTGTGAATCTCACAATCAGCCAAATTAGCTATGTGTTGAGAATTTGGGTTATTCTTCATCACATAGTCTTTTGACCACACTGGAGCTGAGTGAAATCTGGATGATCTTCTTGGAGCCACATCTTCAACATGTGGAACATTGGGTTCTTCTGAATGTTCTTCTTCAGATTCAGGTTCAGTGACTTCATGGATTTGGGTAGGTGAATCAGTTTCAggaatgttgttgttgtttccaACAGGTTCATCATCACTGTCATTGTAAAACATGTCAAACAGATCAGATGATGGAAAAAGGTTTGTGTTTGGCTGGGTTTGAGGTAGAAGTTTCATGTAGGAGTTTTCAGCATTTAAGTGGAAGGGAAAGATATGTTCCTTAAATTTCACATGCCTTGTCACCATAACTTGTCTTGTAACTAGGTTCAACAGTCTGTAACCTTTTTGAGATGATGGGTAACCCAACATGACACAAGGCACTCCCCTTGCCTTGAACTTATCAGTAGTGGTCTCACTCTCAAGTGTTCATACTCTGGATGTTTGTTGTGAAGAACTTCAAATGGAGTCTTGTTTTCAAGTATCTTAACAGGCAGTCTGTTTATTATATGACCAGCTGTCATCACACAATCACCCCAGAAAAGCAAAGGCAATGAGGCTTGGAATCTCAATGCTCTTCCCATTTCCAGCACATGTCTATGCTTTCTTTCCACTCTTGCATTCTGTTGAGGTGTTCTCACACATGATGTTTGATGGAGGATTCCATTTTCAGAGAAAAACTTCTGACATTCTCCATCATCAAATTCCAGGGCATTATCAGTTCTCAAGTGTTTGATGGATTTACTGAAATGATTTTTTGCATAGTTCTGAAACATTACAAGGGTATACAGGGACTGAGATTTGTATTGCAACAAGTATATCCATGTCATTCTTGAATGATCATCAACAATTGTCATGAAATACTtgaatttgttccttgtttccaCTCTGTAAGGACCCCAAATGTCCATGTGCACCAATTCAAATATCTCATTAGCATGGGAAGAACTCAGATTGAAAGGTACTTTTGCAAACTTGGCCATGGGACAAATGATACACACTGCATCATTCTTTTCTGTCAGATAGGCTTCACACACTCCAAGTGTTCAAGTTTTGAGAGAGAGGCATGACCAAGTCTACTGTGCCACATTGTGTATTCTTCAGCAGCTTTGTTTGCAGCAAAGCCAAAAAAAGTGTTCTTAGTTTGTttcaacggatttttcatgaaatgcccctgaggtttgcattaatgcaccaaatacccctaaactttccaaaatgcaccaaatacccctgaggtttagtataaatacacaaaatgcccacaaggctaacggacgttaagtccCCGTTAGCTTATGTTTACCTTTTTGCCCTTAATAAACCGTTTTCTCTACTTATTCTAACATTAACCCTTAATTACAttaattaacccttaattaaattaattaatctcttaacaaatcaaaaatcaattacCCAAAATTTTTTGGATTCTCCATTGCTGCTCTAATTCTCCATTGCTGCTCTGTCTTCACCACCTTCTTTCTCTCCATTGAGTAAAGCACCGCAATCCCGCATGTTAGCCCCCGCCATAACTGCCCTCCAGATTTTGCCATTAAACATCGATAAACAGCATAAAACTATTAAGGGAATTATGAGGGGACCTAGACCATTATTAACATTCAAGGAAAATTAAAATCTAAGGAAGCTGGGTAAAAAATAGGTGCAATATCATGATTATCATCATACTAGCAATAGCAGCAGTTTTATTGATTTTTCCCCTCCGCAATTTTGAAGAGAGGTTGAACATCAATTTTGAAACAAAACCAAACATAGAACAAGAAGGTGGTGAATCAATTACCCCCAATTTTCTCTGTCTTCACCACCTTCTTTCTCTCTAATCCCTTCTTCAAACCCATCACTTAAAACCCCATTTTCTCCCTTCTCTCACACACCCAAATCGATTGAACAAGACCCAAATCGAGGCTCAGATCTGTCGCTTTGTTTCTCGCGACGATCTGGGCGTGCCTTTGGTCCGCTCGAGCACACTAGTGTCGGTGGCGGTGTGGGGAGCtggtgaggaagagaagggGTTAGCGGGGCGGtgtgtggtggtggtgaggaagagaagggCTGGTGTcggtggtgaggaagagaaggCGCTGGTGTCGGTGGCGGTGTGgggtggtggtgaggaagagaagggGTTAGCAGGGCGGagtgtggtggtggtgaggaagaTAAGGGTTGCAATGGAACATGGTGGTAGCTGTCATggaaggggagagagagaaaaaaatgaaaaatcaaaagggaaaaagaaaaaataaaaataaaataaattaaaagttaaagttaacaGATAATTTAACGGAGTTAACGGAAAATAGCTATTTTGGCCATTTTGTGTATTTAtgttaaacctcgggggtatttggtgcattctggaaagtttaggggtatttggtgcattaaggcaaacctcaagggcatttcatgaaaaatccgttgttTCAAAGTTTCAACATCATTTTTCTCCAGGTAGTAAAGGCCATTTCTTGCCTTTCCTACACCTAGAGTCTTCTTTGTCTTGCTGTCAGCTATTACACAGTGTGTAGGATAGAAGAACACTTCATAGTTGCTTTCTTTGATCAGCTTTTGCACAGAAAGCAAGTTATGTTGGAATTTTGGCACACACATCGCATTTTTCAGAACAATGTTTGTTCCAATAGTTGCTTTTCCCATGTGGGATATCATGGCAGTTTCTCCAGTTGGTAGATTGATTTTGGGACCACTCTTTGCAGCAATTGGTTCAGTCAGATAATGGAGATGAGGAGTCATATGACCTGAAGCTCCAGAGTCAACTATCCATGCATCACTCAGTTATGCAGCATGATAGCAAGAGATCGTACCAGAGAAATGTATATCCAACTCATCATCAGTATCAGTGTGCCTGGAAGTTAATTTGGACACCACGTTAGGCAATAACTTAGCTAGTTGATCCAATTGATGTGGTGTGAACAACACACCTGTTTCAGACTTTGTTTCAGTACTCTGAGCAGTTGCTGCAACTCTGGTAGAGTTGTTTTTTCCCACATTCCACTTTGAATAGGATGATGATGCCCCACTTTCTCGATTGCCAGGTTTTGCAGCAACCTTTCCATGCCTAGAATGCCACTTTGGATATCCAATGATGGTCCAACATTTTTCAGTCAAGTGACCCTTCACACCACATGCCTTGCAAACAGTTTCCACTCTATCTGACTGGGTTTTGGTAAACATAGCAGACATTTCAGTCTCAGGTCTAGTGAATTTCAAAACCTCTCTTTGGGATTCTTCCTGTTGTAACACTGCACAAGCACTTTCAACAGTGGGAAGGGGAGTCATCATCAAGATTTGACTCCTTTGAGGTCCATATTTGTCATTCAGACCATTCAGGAACTGAAACAACCTGGATTCCTCTTTCTATTGGTCAACAACTTCCAGCAATTTTTTAATATAATCAGTTATATTGGTGATAGCAGGCAACATATTCATAGAGTCTAGTTCTTCCCACAAGACACTCAGAGCAGTGTAGTAATCATTGATTGAACTAACATTTTGTTTAGTATTGTAGAGGTCTTTGTTTATTCCGTATTTTCTAGACCCATGAGTCAAAGAAAACCTAACTTCAAGTTGACTCTAGATTTCTTTAGCAGAGGTAATGTAAAGAATAGATTTTTTTATGGAGGAAGAAACATTATTATGTATCCAAGCAATGACCATATTGTTGCATATATCCCATATATAGTTCAGATTTTACCTCATCTTCAGTGTCTTGCACTGTTGCACCAGTCACAAACCCCATCTTTCTTTTAGATGACAGGTTGATTTCCATGCTTCTTCTCCAAGCTCTGTAATCACCAGCTCCTTGCAGTTTATCAATGCttattgaacttgtattattagaAGGATGGAGTAACAAATTGGTTCTGTATGTCAGCAAATGTCAGTTTTGACGACATTCTGATTTGGAGAGAAAGATACAAGCTTTCTTAGGGAAGAAGAAAGTTTTGATAGaaggagaaagaaagagagaTTCACAGAGGATTCAGACAgacaaaagaagagagaaaaggagAAGAACAAAAGAATGAGAAAGAAGGTTTTTCAGATTCAAAGATCAAAGCTTTGGATTTTAATGAAGCAACGTTCTATTCCATATACACAggcttggctctgataccatgataaTTTGATTATCACTGATTGTGATGAACAAAAAGCTCATAGCTTgtgtgtaataccccgaaattttaaattcgaattattaaaattgaaaatatttattaacttaatttcgttttaattaaattacgaataatcgaatttcgttattttaatcgtttttacgaattattttaaacgataaatttatagattgaaattatttattttcgttaacgataatttatttatttttaaggaattattttaattaaacattttattacaaattctgaatttttgccaaatattgtgaatttattattaaaaaaaaaaaaatgaaaatgtcagCTTTATTTTCTTGCTCCCCACGCACAAACCAGGAAGACAAATCTTCCTTCCTTCCCCCAATTCAGTCAAAAATTCAACCCTTggaccccaagtatacctacttacaaattcagaaattaaggagaaatttcaacaacaaacaaaacacaatttcaatttcaatctcaaaaatcaaattcaatttcaattcttctcctctttttgttccctgattcggaccaaccaccaccaccacctccggcaGCCACCGCGCACCATCATCCTCACCACCACTCCACCACCCCGCACCTCCCGACCACCCAGAACCACCGAACACCACCACGCCACCACCACAACTCCCTCCCctgctctctcctcctctcGCGTCCCCTGCCTCcttctttctttctcctctttcgccccacgccaccaccacaaccaccacaCCACCAACACCACTCTACTCCTCCGACCACCATCAACAACCTCATCCACCAAATCACCGCCCAGAACCACCCTGCGTCTCCCCCTCTCCCTCGCACCTTCCCCTCCCCTGTTTGGCAAATCACCACCCCCCCATCCCCTTAACTGCTCCGCCGTCGCGAAACCACCTCCACCATCGCCGTCGAAATCCCCGGCAAAGCCCAGCCCAGCCAGCCTCCACGCCCTCTTCCtctcttcctccctcctcctctcctctcttcctTCTCTGTTTTTCTTTGCTCGTGCCTCaaccaaaaccaaacaaaataaaaatcagaTTCTTTAGCCTTGTTTTATTCTCCTCAAACCCCTATTAAATTGGGCCAACTAACCATTTGGGCCTTTGGTAAGAccaatctgaaaattcagattttaaatttagcaatatttatgttttaatagtttttatgatataattatttactaataaattgattatattttcaggtttaattatcaaatatcgattttactaaaataaattacttagcctgaattaacaaaaacggaatttttaatattatttacttgaaaatcaattataatatatatatgtatttcgattgaaaattcgattaataataacattttcgttaaatttcgaaagtataattttattaaaaaaaaaagttcgttatttatattaaaactcgttatttataaaattcattacttataaaatttatgattttataaaatattgattttaaattatattatcgatttaactaaaataagttactaaatggatttatcaaggaaaaaatttaaataagattttcgtgtaagttaattaaggaaaatatatatatatttttcgattgaaatttcaattaattatattcttcactaaaattggcatttaattatattttcattaaaactatgaaattatatattatttttaacattattattagaaaattggttaattataaagtttcgaaattattaagttaaattatttatcaatttggtactaattcaattatttaatatttttaaagaaattggactcggagcttaggacgaacgaaccaacgaaaatccttagcaaagtcgtggaagtgaggtaacggctattgctagtacccgcaatccctttataaatgtattacgaaattatgacgttatgattggatttatgaattaaatgttttgacatgttttatggattgtgggaatgaattatgatttgtttgaattattctttataatgtgatttgattgagttttctcataaaatgatgtttatatgatgcgttgaatgaaatgatgttttatggatcccaggatctaattgatgttttatgatataaaatgagttatgttatttcgaattgaaatacaagccaaggcttggtaaaattacatacaacatgataaatgaaagtgaaagaactggtttgtctggcggtatataaactaccatcttcctatctatcggtcatgcatgcaccacggacacctgtccaccaatggattacgagcccaggctcccatggtttatgagcccaggctcagggcccaggccccatgttacgatgagcccaaactcttatgggcccaggcccagtggagaattccttcacggttcgtacttgccgacaactagcatgttaaactgcaaagtttatgaatgaattaaatgtgATGTTTTGTTAAATGTTTTAACCATTCTACTCTCcgtgtgttattaaataaaatgaattgaaatgaatttacgctgctaggatagttcgttactgagtcttcggctcaccgttttgttttccgttttaggtactgcggggggATGATGGACACAagtagtggcgaggagtttcactttaatattatccacctagtttatgtttacggttctaatagttttaatagatttaattaaagacttttagtaagttatgcacttttattttgataatataaaggaatatatatatatatatatattttggagtatttaaaggcttatgattgatggttgccttgtaatttccgaaaaggaagttacggcaggtaatgtcccgaccaattaggttaattccgctgctaattatgtgttaattattgaattagaggtcggggcgttacattgTGCATGGAATTCAGAACTTAAATGTAGAAAATAGAGAAGAGGAAGAAATGGAGGCTCAATTATATTATGTTGGATTGCTTGCCTACAAAACAACTTGCACACACTTATATAGTGCGGCACACCAATGTAAAAGAAGAGAGCAAACCCTACTAACCTTACTCCCTTGGGACAACTCATGGCTAGTACCTATACATGTGCAGATAAAGACAAAAAGAAGCCACATTGAATTAAAGACTAAGGTTGAgcttaattagcttaattactCTAATTACTCCAAGAGAGCTTATCCTTCATTAAACTACCTTTATCATAATAAGAGCAATTTGGATGAACTCCTTTATCGGTCCCGTGGTTTTCACTCTTCACATCGAAGGGTTTTCCACATTAAATTATTGTGTGTTCTTGCTTTATTATTAACTTGTTCAATTGATTATCTACTGTGTGATTGTTGGTATCTTTGGGGTGTTGAAATTGCTGGAAATTGTTGATATTGCATTTTTGTTGGTGACTTTGAACAAACTAGTTGCATAATTTTTGCTTGAAGTTTGTTTTGTCATTCGATTATTTTCGCAGAAGGTGTGTTTGCCTTCACAATGCTCACAAACAAACTGAGCCACACTGGTGGCTCAATACCCTTTAGATCAGGTCCTCGGTGGGTAACTCGCTCCCTTTAGATAAGGGTCGGGCACATTCAAACTAGTAAACATGCTATAAATCTTCAAAGTTTCCATTTGGGAAACAATTTTTAGAAATGAAATTTTGAACATAATTAGAACACATCTAATCACTTTATCCTAGAACCTCATAAACCACCTTAAAAAGTTAGCAACGTGGCCAAGACCACAACCTAGGTTGGTTGACACGTATTTTACACAAAGCCAATCCCACAACCCCTCCATATATCCTTCAACGATACACAAACACACGAAGAACATTATCCACCCATTAACAAAACTgggagaagcagcaaggactcACTAATCTCATAAGTAAAAGCACACAAACAACAAACAGAAAATTAATTGAAGTCGATCAACAGCCTCTGAATATTTATTTTGGTCCATTTTTCGGAATTCAGAGGCTTGTATTTATAGTGCAACTGGTCGAATAAATATAGACCTTTGAAGAGATCGAAATTCACTAAAACTGCAAAGGCAGTGCTAGAAGATTCTAGCGCTAGCCTAACCAGCGCTGGAAAACAACAGCGCTGGTAATGACGCGTCATATGTGTTAGAATCTGAGTCATCGACAACTCATTCTGGAATGCCTTTTTCTCAAAACCGGACAACACAAAGAACTGATCAAAAACCGGACAACACAAAGAACTAATCTCAAAAGCTGCCAGTTTTCCAAAACCAGCCGATTATCGGTGCACTTCAAGAAATGCCTTTTAAGTCCGTTTTCTAACTTGCGCTCAAAACCTGCCAGTTTTGGAAAACATGGCAGGCAGATTTTGAGAAACCTGCCGATTTCGGAAAACCTGACAGGAAGGTTTTGAGCgcacttttccatctttaaattACAACATGAGATTCTACTTTGAATCGATATGACATTATGTAATCGAGTTGTAAAATCCTACACATTTGCTTTAAAACAGAAAATACAATAGTTGCTTTAACATAGGTGTAAACGCCTTATATGGAAGTGTGCAAGTTACAAcagaattatttttattataagaTATCATACTGGTAATCCAAATGACATAATGTCATTAATTAATCTATCCAAAGAAAAACAGGAAGATCCATCTTTCTCTACGGATTGTTTAGCCAAATTTGCAAATGCAATTGTGTTTTGTAAAAACTCACTTTTCCTTGTACCCATGAGATCCCTTACCATATTCTCTATCACAATTCTATCACATGTGTCTTTCATGTCCAATCCAAACTTCCAAACATGGCTTACATATCTGCTAATCACGAGTTGATCTACATAATGAGGCCAACATATCATAGGCACTCCTGCCACAATACTTTCTATTGTCGAGTTCCATCCACTATGAGTTAAGAATCCTCCAATAGAAGGATGACTTAAAATCTCTTCTTGTGGACCCCAATTGGTGATGAAACCATTTTCCCTCACACCCTTCAATAGGCCACTAGGGAGTTGTTGTTGTTCATGGACAATATCATCGTCCATCCCAATTACAGACCGTGGTCTTTGAATCCATAAAAACCGAGACCCGCTATTTACCAATCCTTGCCAAAACTCAATGAGTTGATCTTTGGTAATGACCACCTGACTTCCGAAGCTACAAAAGATGACACTTTTTGAAGGTTGATTATTAAGCCAGTCAATGCAACTTCTATCTTCATGCCAAAAACTATTCGAACAATTATAAGATCGAATAGTTTCTTCTTGTTTGGATAATTTTGCCATTAAGTGTTGATGGAGTGGACCAACAACATAAATATTATTGGTTGGAAAATGAGAGCAAATGAAGGAAAGCAGTGGTTGTTCTAAATCTTGAAATGTGTTCAATATGAA
This Spinacia oleracea cultivar Varoflay chromosome 6, BTI_SOV_V1, whole genome shotgun sequence DNA region includes the following protein-coding sequences:
- the LOC110796021 gene encoding 7-deoxyloganetic acid glucosyltransferase is translated as MEQLSATASGHILMFPLPIQGAVNSMLKLAELILLSSNGQISITFLTSEHVHNRLLHHTNVATRFNTYPGFTILTFRDGLPENHPRGSDKFMEMLEAVEAESRPLLRQMLVNNDSTTGEKPITCMIPDGSYNFALDVGKDARIPVIYFDTIGPSCLWVYLCLPILIQAGEIPFQENEDMEAVVNVPGMGNILRRRDLPDFCRTNNPTSEVMIQRISEQAKQFSKASGFILNTFQDLEQPLLSFICSHFPTNNIYVVGPLHQHLMAKLSKQEETIRSYNCSNSFWHEDRSCIDWLNNQPSKSVIFCSFGSQVVITKDQLIEFWQGLVNSGSRFLWIQRPRSVIGMDDDIVHEQQQLPSGLLKGVRENGFITNWGPQEEILSHPSIGGFLTHSGWNSTIESIVAGVPMICWPHYVDQLVISRYVSHVWKFGLDMKDTCDRIVIENMVRDLMGTRKSEFLQNTIAFANLAKQSVEKDGSSCFSLDRLINDIMSFGLPV